One genomic segment of Devosia sp. includes these proteins:
- the edd gene encoding phosphogluconate dehydratase has product MTVRQAIQDVTDRIAARSRDTRRDYLNRLDAAREQGVYRAALSCGNLAHGFAACSPSEKAALAGNKTLNLGIVTSYNDMLSAHQPYQFYPDIIKEAAREIGATAQVAGGVPAMCDGVTQGQPGMDLSLFSRDVIAMATAISLSHNMFDAAVYLGICDKIVPGLVIGALTFGHLPAVFVPAGPMPSGLPNDEKSKVRQLYMEGKVGRAELLEAESKSYHSAGTCTFYGTANSNQMLMEIMGLHLPGASFVNPGTPLRDALTREATRRALSLTSLGNNYTPIGHVIDEKAIVNGLVGLHATGGSTNHTMHLIAMAAAAGLQVTWDDMSDLSDATPLLARVYPNGVADVNHFHAAGGMGFLIKELLESGHLHEDVKTVWGDGLSNYTVEAKLIEDKLSFEPSPDESALPKVLTGTKTPFQPTGGLKLLKGNLGRSVIKVSAVKPEHRVVEAPARVFHGQEGLQAAFKAGELTGDMIAVVRFSGPKALGMPELHKLTPALGVMQDRGFKVALLTDGRMSGASGKVPAAIHMTPEAVDGGPISKIRDGDMIRLDANEGTLTFLGDEREFFSRTPASEDLRPQHFGMGRELFAGFRSLVGVADKGASVFG; this is encoded by the coding sequence TGACTGTCCGCCAGGCCATCCAGGACGTGACCGACCGTATCGCCGCGCGTAGCCGCGATACCCGTCGCGACTATCTCAACCGTCTCGATGCCGCGAGGGAACAGGGCGTTTATCGTGCCGCGCTCTCCTGCGGCAATCTCGCCCATGGCTTTGCCGCCTGTTCCCCCTCCGAAAAGGCGGCCCTGGCCGGAAACAAGACCCTCAACCTGGGTATTGTGACTTCGTACAACGACATGCTGAGCGCTCATCAGCCCTATCAATTCTACCCCGATATCATCAAGGAAGCGGCCCGCGAGATCGGCGCCACTGCTCAGGTGGCCGGGGGCGTGCCCGCCATGTGCGATGGTGTCACCCAGGGTCAGCCGGGCATGGACCTGTCGCTGTTCAGCCGCGATGTCATCGCCATGGCCACCGCCATTTCCCTCAGCCACAACATGTTCGATGCCGCGGTCTATCTCGGCATCTGCGACAAGATCGTGCCGGGTCTCGTCATCGGCGCCTTGACCTTCGGTCACCTCCCGGCGGTGTTCGTGCCGGCCGGCCCCATGCCTTCGGGCCTGCCCAATGACGAAAAGTCCAAGGTCCGCCAGCTCTATATGGAGGGCAAGGTCGGCCGCGCCGAACTGCTCGAAGCCGAGAGCAAGTCCTACCACTCCGCCGGCACCTGCACCTTCTACGGCACCGCCAATTCCAACCAGATGCTCATGGAAATCATGGGCCTGCACCTGCCGGGCGCCAGCTTCGTCAATCCGGGCACGCCCCTGCGCGACGCCCTGACCCGCGAAGCCACAAGGCGCGCGCTGTCGCTCACCAGCCTGGGCAACAATTATACGCCCATTGGTCACGTCATCGACGAAAAGGCCATCGTCAATGGTCTCGTGGGCCTGCACGCCACCGGCGGCTCCACCAATCACACCATGCATCTGATCGCCATGGCCGCGGCAGCCGGGCTCCAGGTCACTTGGGACGACATGAGCGATCTCAGCGACGCCACCCCGCTCCTGGCCCGCGTCTATCCCAATGGCGTGGCCGATGTGAACCACTTCCACGCCGCCGGCGGCATGGGCTTTCTCATCAAGGAACTGCTGGAAAGCGGTCACCTGCATGAGGACGTCAAGACGGTGTGGGGCGATGGGCTGTCCAACTACACCGTGGAAGCCAAGCTCATCGAGGACAAACTCTCCTTCGAGCCGTCCCCGGACGAAAGCGCGCTGCCCAAAGTTCTTACGGGCACCAAGACCCCGTTCCAGCCCACGGGCGGCCTCAAGCTGCTCAAGGGCAATCTCGGCCGTTCGGTCATCAAGGTGTCGGCGGTCAAGCCCGAGCACCGCGTGGTCGAGGCGCCGGCCCGCGTCTTTCACGGCCAGGAAGGTCTGCAGGCCGCCTTCAAGGCGGGCGAATTGACCGGCGACATGATCGCCGTGGTCCGGTTCTCCGGCCCCAAGGCGCTTGGCATGCCCGAATTGCACAAGCTCACCCCGGCCCTGGGCGTGATGCAGGATCGCGGCTTCAAGGTGGCGCTGCTCACCGATGGCCGCATGTCCGGCGCCTCCGGCAAGGTGCCGGCTGCCATCCACATGACCCCCGAGGCAGTCGATGGCGGCCCGATCAGCAAGATCCGCGACGGCGACATGATCCGGCTCGATGCCAATGAAGGCACGCTCACCTTCCTCGGCGACGAACGCGAATTCTTCTCCCGCACCCCCGCCAGCGAAGACCTGCGTCCCCAGCACTTC